Proteins encoded by one window of Bacillus sp. DTU_2020_1000418_1_SI_GHA_SEK_038:
- a CDS encoding cysteine desulfurase: protein MNIQDIRKQFPILHQEVNGNPLVYLDSAATSQKPVQVIEAVDKYYREYNSNVHRGVHTLGTRATDGFEGAREKVRKFINAKSTEEIIFTRGTTTALNLVASSYARANLKEGDEIVISYMEHHSNIIPWQQVAKHTGAILKYIPLQEDETISLEDVRELVTSNTKIVSIMHVSNVLGVVNPVKEIAKIAHENGAVMVVDGAQSAPHLKVDVQDLDCDFFALSGHKMCGPTGIGVLYGKKQFLENMEPIEFGGEMIDFVGLYESTWKELPWKFEGGTPIIAGAIGLGAAIDFLQEIGLDHIEAHEHKLAAYALEKMSQVEGITIYGPKEVSKRTGVVTFNLDDVHPHDVATVLDAEGIAVRAGHHCAQPLMKWLKASATARASFYLYNTEEEIDKLVKGLVKTKEYFSDVF from the coding sequence ATGAATATCCAGGATATTCGCAAACAATTTCCAATATTACATCAGGAAGTCAATGGGAACCCGCTTGTTTATCTGGACAGTGCTGCTACATCACAGAAGCCTGTTCAGGTTATTGAAGCGGTAGATAAATATTATCGTGAATATAACTCTAATGTACACAGAGGCGTTCATACGCTTGGAACGAGAGCAACTGACGGCTTTGAAGGTGCTAGAGAAAAGGTACGTAAATTTATCAATGCGAAATCAACGGAAGAAATTATTTTTACTAGAGGAACAACAACAGCCCTTAACTTAGTTGCTTCAAGCTATGCTAGAGCAAACCTTAAAGAGGGCGATGAAATTGTTATCTCCTATATGGAGCATCATAGTAATATCATTCCTTGGCAGCAAGTAGCGAAACATACAGGTGCCATTTTGAAGTATATACCTCTTCAGGAGGATGAAACGATTTCTCTAGAAGATGTGAGAGAGCTCGTTACAAGTAATACGAAGATTGTATCGATTATGCATGTTTCCAATGTACTTGGTGTTGTGAATCCAGTTAAGGAAATTGCGAAAATTGCTCATGAAAATGGGGCAGTCATGGTTGTGGATGGCGCACAAAGTGCACCACATTTAAAAGTGGATGTGCAAGATTTAGATTGTGATTTCTTTGCATTATCAGGACATAAAATGTGTGGCCCTACAGGTATTGGCGTCCTTTATGGCAAAAAACAATTTCTTGAGAACATGGAACCGATTGAATTTGGCGGGGAAATGATTGATTTTGTCGGATTATACGAATCAACTTGGAAGGAACTCCCTTGGAAGTTCGAAGGCGGTACGCCGATTATCGCTGGAGCAATTGGATTAGGGGCTGCCATTGATTTTCTGCAAGAGATTGGTTTAGATCATATTGAGGCTCATGAGCATAAGCTTGCAGCTTATGCATTGGAAAAAATGTCACAGGTTGAAGGCATCACGATTTACGGTCCGAAAGAAGTATCGAAGCGTACGGGTGTTGTAACTTTTAACCTTGATGATGTTCATCCACATGACGTTGCCACTGTATTGGATGCTGAAGGAATTGCTGTCCGTGCTGGCCATCATTGTGCACAGCCGCTAATGAAATGGCTGAAAGCTTCGGCGACAGCGCGAGCAAGCTTCTATCTGTACAATACAGAAGAAGAGATTGATAAGCTTGTTAAAGGGCTTGTCAAAACAAAGGAGTATTTCAGCGATGTCTTCTAA
- the sufD gene encoding Fe-S cluster assembly protein SufD: protein MSTETKLFGKEYVSSFSKDMGEPAWLTEFRLQALENSENLPMPKPDKTSIKNWNLTQFEQHIVGSEDYTSLNELPEDVKTLIELEAAEQNLYIQRNNRPTYISVSKELQDKGVIFTDIFTAAREHSDLLQKYFMTEGVKADEHKLTALHAALVNGGVFLYVPKNVEVAKPIQAVFVHDNEKATLFNHVIVVAEDNSSVTYVENYVSTMEAASGVFNIVTEVLAKSGAKVQYGAVDTLAKGLTGYVNRRGVAGRDARIDWALGLMNDSNTIYENVTNLMGDGSFGDTKTVVVGRGDQTQNFTTSIVHFGKNTEGFILKHGVMKDSATSIFNGIGKIEHGASKSNAVQESRVLMLNEKARGDANPILLIDEDDVTAGHAASVGRVDPLQLYYLMSRGIPKAEAERLVIHGFLAPVVNALPIEGVSKQLVEVIERKVR from the coding sequence ATGTCGACAGAAACAAAATTATTTGGTAAGGAGTATGTAAGCTCCTTCTCAAAAGATATGGGTGAACCAGCATGGCTGACAGAGTTTCGCTTGCAAGCCCTTGAAAACTCTGAAAATCTGCCAATGCCAAAACCTGATAAAACGAGTATAAAAAACTGGAACTTAACACAGTTTGAGCAGCATATTGTAGGCAGTGAAGACTACACTTCTTTAAATGAGCTTCCGGAAGATGTGAAAACATTAATTGAGCTTGAAGCTGCTGAACAAAATTTATATATTCAGCGTAACAATAGACCAACATATATTTCTGTTTCAAAAGAACTGCAGGATAAGGGTGTTATTTTCACTGACATCTTTACAGCAGCGAGAGAGCATAGTGATTTACTCCAAAAATATTTTATGACTGAAGGCGTTAAAGCAGATGAGCATAAGTTGACTGCTTTACATGCAGCTTTAGTGAATGGCGGAGTTTTCCTATACGTGCCAAAAAATGTCGAGGTTGCCAAACCAATTCAGGCAGTTTTTGTTCATGATAATGAAAAGGCAACTCTTTTCAATCACGTGATTGTTGTTGCTGAGGATAATAGCTCTGTTACTTATGTTGAAAACTATGTATCCACTATGGAAGCAGCTAGCGGGGTATTTAATATCGTAACGGAGGTTCTAGCTAAATCTGGTGCCAAGGTTCAATATGGTGCAGTTGATACACTAGCTAAAGGATTAACTGGATATGTAAACCGCCGTGGTGTTGCTGGAAGAGATGCTCGTATTGATTGGGCTCTTGGATTAATGAATGATAGCAATACGATCTATGAAAATGTAACAAACTTAATGGGCGATGGTTCATTCGGAGATACGAAAACAGTTGTAGTTGGTCGAGGAGATCAAACGCAAAACTTTACAACAAGCATTGTTCATTTTGGAAAAAATACAGAAGGCTTTATCTTAAAGCATGGTGTGATGAAGGACTCTGCTACATCCATCTTTAACGGAATTGGAAAAATTGAGCACGGTGCATCTAAATCTAATGCAGTACAAGAATCTCGCGTTCTTATGCTGAATGAAAAGGCTCGCGGAGATGCGAACCCAATTTTATTAATCGATGAAGATGATGTAACAGCTGGACACGCAGCATCTGTCGGACGTGTAGATCCGCTTCAACTCTATTATTTAATGAGCCGCGGAATTCCAAAGGCTGAAGCAGAGCGTCTTGTCATTCATGGATTCCTTGCACCGGTTGTAAATGCACTTCCGATTGAGGGAGTTAGCAAGCAACTTGTGGAAGTAATCGAAAGGAAAGTAAGATAA
- the sufC gene encoding Fe-S cluster assembly ATPase SufC, whose translation MAGSKLTINDLHVEIEGKEILKGVNLEIKGGEIHAVMGPNGTGKSTLSSAIMGHPKYEVTKGSVTLDDEDVLEMEVDERARAGLFLAMQYPSEINGVTNADFLRSAINSRQEEGNEISLMKFIRKMDSQMEFLEMDPDMAQRYLNEGFSGGEKKRNEILQLMMLEPKIAILDEIDSGLDIDALKVVSNGINKMRGEDFGCLIITHYQRLLNYITPDFVHVMMQGRIVKSGGPELAQRLEAEGYDWIKQELGIEDETVGQEA comes from the coding sequence ATGGCAGGTTCTAAATTAACAATTAATGATCTTCATGTTGAGATTGAAGGCAAAGAAATATTAAAAGGGGTAAACCTTGAAATTAAGGGCGGAGAAATCCACGCTGTCATGGGACCTAACGGAACGGGTAAATCTACACTTTCCTCTGCAATTATGGGTCATCCAAAATATGAAGTAACAAAAGGAAGCGTTACTTTAGATGATGAAGATGTTCTTGAAATGGAAGTAGATGAGCGTGCACGTGCAGGCCTATTCTTAGCTATGCAATATCCTAGTGAGATTAATGGTGTGACGAATGCAGACTTTTTACGTTCAGCTATTAATAGCCGTCAAGAAGAGGGAAATGAAATTTCTTTAATGAAGTTCATTCGTAAAATGGACAGCCAAATGGAATTCCTTGAAATGGATCCGGATATGGCACAGCGTTATTTAAATGAAGGATTCTCTGGCGGAGAAAAGAAACGTAATGAAATTCTTCAGCTTATGATGCTAGAGCCTAAGATTGCTATCTTAGACGAAATCGATTCAGGTCTTGATATTGACGCATTAAAGGTTGTTTCTAATGGAATCAATAAAATGCGTGGAGAAGATTTCGGCTGCTTAATTATTACACACTACCAACGTCTTCTGAACTACATCACTCCAGACTTTGTACATGTTATGATGCAAGGACGCATTGTAAAATCAGGAGGTCCTGAGCTAGCACAGCGCCTTGAGGCAGAAGGTTATGACTGGATTAAGCAAGAGCTAGGTATTGAAGATGAAACGGTTGGCCAAGAAGCGTAA
- a CDS encoding MetQ/NlpA family ABC transporter substrate-binding protein: MKKTWLSLLLTFALVLVLAACGTKNEEKDSGNASDAGKDEKTEEVKTLKVGASNVPHAEILEEAKPLLKEKGFDLEIIPFQDYVLPNKALESKEIDANYFQHIPYLELQIKENNYDFVNAGGVHIEPMGVYSKKYKDLSELPENAHIIISNSVADHGRVLAILEAEGLLKLKEGVDKSAATIEDIVENPKNVQFDTDYEPSLLPQIFNNNEGDAVVINSNFAIDAGLNPLEDSIAIEGSESPYVNIITVRNGDENTDAIKALLEVLHSEDIKNFILEKYEGAVVPAF; this comes from the coding sequence ATGAAAAAAACATGGTTATCACTTTTACTAACATTTGCTTTAGTACTTGTGCTTGCTGCATGTGGTACAAAAAATGAAGAAAAAGACAGCGGCAATGCAAGTGATGCAGGGAAAGACGAGAAAACAGAAGAAGTAAAAACATTAAAAGTTGGAGCTTCCAATGTTCCGCATGCTGAAATTCTTGAAGAAGCAAAGCCTCTTTTAAAAGAAAAAGGGTTTGATTTAGAAATTATCCCATTCCAGGATTATGTTCTACCTAACAAAGCTTTAGAATCAAAAGAAATTGATGCAAACTACTTCCAGCATATTCCGTATCTTGAGCTGCAAATTAAAGAAAATAACTATGATTTTGTTAATGCAGGCGGAGTTCATATTGAGCCAATGGGTGTTTATTCTAAAAAATATAAAGATCTAAGTGAACTTCCTGAAAATGCACATATTATTATTAGTAACTCAGTAGCTGACCACGGCCGTGTCCTTGCTATTCTTGAAGCTGAAGGTCTTTTAAAGTTAAAAGAAGGCGTTGATAAATCTGCAGCTACAATCGAAGACATTGTTGAAAATCCAAAGAATGTTCAATTTGATACAGATTATGAGCCTTCATTATTACCGCAAATTTTCAACAACAATGAAGGTGATGCTGTTGTCATTAACTCAAACTTCGCGATTGACGCAGGCTTAAATCCATTAGAGGATTCAATTGCTATCGAAGGCAGTGAGTCCCCATATGTAAATATTATTACTGTACGTAATGGTGATGAAAATACTGATGCTATTAAAGCTCTTTTAGAAGTCCTTCACTCTGAGGATATTAAAAACTTTATTCTTGAGAAATATGAGGGTGCAGTTGTTCCTGCATTCTAA
- a CDS encoding methionine ABC transporter permease: MLSEWFPNVKWDKMWEATVETLYMTSISVIATFILGIILGLLLFLTSKGNIWENNFINKIISAIVNIFRSIPFLILIVLLIPFTIFLIGSMIGENAALPALIIGAAPFYARMVEIGLREIDKGVIEAAKSMGAKTSTIIFKVLLPESMPALVSGITVTAIALVGYTAMAGVIGAGGLGNLAYLEGFQRTRNDVTLMATIIILIIVFIIQFIGDLITNKLDKR, encoded by the coding sequence ATGCTTAGTGAATGGTTTCCGAATGTTAAATGGGATAAGATGTGGGAAGCAACTGTAGAAACATTATATATGACGAGCATTTCGGTCATTGCTACTTTCATTCTTGGCATTATTCTAGGTCTATTACTTTTTCTAACTTCGAAGGGCAATATTTGGGAGAATAATTTTATTAATAAAATTATCAGTGCTATTGTTAACATTTTTAGATCCATTCCCTTCCTAATCTTAATTGTGCTATTAATTCCATTTACTATTTTCTTAATTGGGTCGATGATAGGTGAAAATGCGGCACTACCTGCACTAATCATTGGGGCAGCGCCATTTTATGCAAGAATGGTAGAAATTGGGTTAAGGGAAATTGATAAAGGTGTTATTGAAGCAGCCAAATCAATGGGTGCCAAAACAAGCACAATTATCTTTAAGGTCCTATTACCAGAATCGATGCCTGCACTCGTTTCAGGGATTACCGTTACGGCAATTGCTTTAGTAGGTTATACCGCGATGGCTGGTGTTATCGGTGCTGGCGGTCTTGGGAACTTGGCTTATCTGGAAGGTTTCCAAAGAACGAGAAATGACGTAACGCTTATGGCAACAATCATTATTTTGATCATTGTATTTATCATCCAATTTATTGGTGATTTAATAACAAATAAATTAGACAAACGATAA
- a CDS encoding methionine ABC transporter ATP-binding protein: MISIKNVQKIYASKQGQVTAVDNVNLEVNEGEIFGVIGYSGAGKSTLIRMLNGLEIPSSGNVVVANNEVSHIKGKNLRKARQDISMIFQHFNLLWSRTVRQNIAFPLEIAGVAKEERLKRVDELIKLVGLDGREDAYPSQLSGGQKQRVGIARALANNPKVLLCDEATSALDPETTNSILELLVDINERLGLTIVLITHEMQVIRKICHRVAVMEEGRIVELGPVIDVFKNPQQQITKRFVHQITESDPDETKETIEQITQLYPHGQIVQLSFVGKSVEQPLITNLIRDFNITVNILHGKISQTQNGSYGTLFIHLDGEKPEILKAIDFIKAKQVGVEVISNA; the protein is encoded by the coding sequence ATGATCTCAATCAAAAATGTACAAAAGATATATGCTTCTAAGCAGGGTCAAGTCACCGCAGTAGACAACGTTAATTTAGAAGTTAACGAGGGAGAAATCTTTGGTGTTATTGGCTATAGCGGTGCTGGGAAAAGTACATTAATCCGCATGCTAAATGGACTTGAAATACCATCAAGCGGAAATGTTGTTGTAGCTAATAATGAAGTTTCACATATAAAAGGCAAGAACTTAAGGAAAGCTAGACAGGATATCAGTATGATATTCCAGCATTTCAACCTGCTTTGGTCTAGAACTGTTCGGCAAAATATTGCATTTCCACTTGAAATTGCGGGTGTTGCCAAAGAGGAACGATTAAAACGTGTGGATGAACTCATTAAGCTTGTTGGTCTCGATGGAAGAGAGGATGCTTATCCCTCTCAGCTGAGCGGAGGGCAAAAACAGCGTGTCGGAATTGCCAGAGCATTGGCAAACAACCCGAAAGTGTTGTTATGTGACGAAGCCACATCTGCATTAGATCCAGAAACAACTAATTCCATCCTAGAATTATTAGTGGATATTAATGAGCGTCTAGGTTTAACGATTGTGCTCATCACACATGAAATGCAGGTTATCCGTAAAATCTGTCATCGCGTGGCTGTAATGGAAGAGGGAAGAATTGTCGAGCTGGGACCAGTTATCGATGTGTTCAAAAATCCGCAGCAGCAAATTACAAAGCGCTTCGTTCATCAAATAACAGAGTCTGATCCAGATGAAACGAAGGAAACGATTGAACAAATTACTCAATTATATCCACACGGGCAAATTGTCCAATTAAGCTTTGTTGGTAAGTCCGTTGAGCAGCCGTTAATAACGAATCTAATTCGTGATTTTAATATAACCGTTAATATTCTTCACGGGAAAATATCACAAACGCAAAACGGTTCTTATGGAACACTTTTTATCCATTTAGATGGGGAGAAGCCTGAAATTTTAAAAGCAATTGATTTCATCAAGGCCAAGCAGGTCGGGGTGGAGGTGATTTCGAATGCTTAG
- a CDS encoding O-acetylhomoserine aminocarboxypropyltransferase/cysteine synthase family protein translates to MSEKQKNYRFETLGVHGGLQPDPVTGARAVPIYQNNAYQFKDTEHAANLFGLKESGYIYTRIHNPTTTVFEERVALLEGGVGALAVASGMAAITLAILNIAESGDEIVSASNLYGGTYNLFAVTLPKYGIKVKFVDPEDPENFRNAITEKTKAVFAETIGNPSLKVLDIEKVAEISHENGVPLIIDNTFATPYLCRPIEYGADIVVHSATKWLLGNGTTTGGIIVDGGKFDWNSPKFPGFTQPDPSYNNLVYSEALGAVAYIIKARVQLLRDFGPALSPQNAFQFTLGLETLHVRMKEHIANTKKVVEYLEAHPAINWVLYPGSDNHPDKVLADKYLPKGAGSVVVFGIEGGREAGAAFINNLELWAHVANVGDAKSLVIHPASTTHQQLDTEGLKAAGVPEDLVRLSIGIENAEDLIEDLEQAIEAATGIASLLVKE, encoded by the coding sequence ATGTCAGAAAAACAAAAAAACTATCGATTTGAAACATTAGGTGTACATGGGGGATTACAGCCGGATCCTGTAACAGGAGCAAGAGCTGTGCCAATTTACCAAAACAATGCTTACCAATTTAAAGACACGGAACATGCAGCTAATTTATTTGGCTTGAAGGAATCTGGGTACATTTATACTCGTATTCACAACCCAACTACTACAGTCTTTGAAGAAAGAGTTGCCCTGTTAGAAGGGGGAGTTGGTGCCTTAGCGGTTGCTAGCGGAATGGCCGCCATTACACTAGCGATTCTGAATATTGCTGAATCTGGGGATGAAATTGTTTCAGCCTCTAACCTATACGGGGGAACTTATAATCTGTTTGCTGTGACATTGCCGAAATACGGCATTAAAGTGAAATTTGTAGATCCCGAAGATCCTGAAAACTTCCGAAATGCCATTACGGAAAAAACGAAGGCTGTCTTTGCTGAAACGATTGGAAACCCAAGCTTAAAGGTGTTAGATATCGAAAAGGTAGCGGAAATCTCACATGAGAATGGGGTTCCACTAATTATTGATAATACATTCGCGACTCCATATTTATGCAGACCGATAGAATACGGAGCAGATATTGTCGTCCACTCCGCTACAAAATGGCTGCTGGGAAATGGAACAACAACTGGAGGAATCATTGTAGACGGCGGAAAGTTCGATTGGAATTCTCCTAAGTTCCCTGGATTCACTCAGCCAGACCCAAGCTACAATAACCTTGTGTATAGTGAGGCATTAGGTGCGGTTGCCTATATTATTAAAGCTAGAGTTCAACTTCTTAGAGACTTTGGTCCTGCATTAAGCCCGCAAAATGCCTTCCAATTTACACTTGGACTTGAAACACTTCATGTGCGGATGAAGGAGCATATTGCCAATACTAAGAAAGTAGTAGAGTACTTAGAAGCTCATCCAGCTATTAATTGGGTCCTGTATCCTGGAAGTGACAATCATCCGGATAAAGTATTAGCGGATAAGTATTTGCCGAAGGGCGCAGGTTCTGTAGTCGTATTTGGAATCGAAGGCGGAAGAGAAGCAGGAGCGGCTTTCATTAATAATCTTGAGCTGTGGGCACATGTTGCAAACGTTGGCGATGCGAAAAGCTTAGTTATTCACCCGGCAAGTACAACGCATCAGCAGCTTGATACAGAAGGGCTGAAGGCTGCAGGTGTTCCTGAGGATCTAGTTCGTCTATCAATCGGAATTGAAAATGCTGAGGACCTTATTGAAGATTTAGAGCAAGCAATTGAGGCAGCAACAGGGATTGCCTCGCTATTAGTAAAAGAATAA
- a CDS encoding SCP2 sterol-binding domain-containing protein produces MENMAVVFIEEVKSKSHLQTLLADSSFSICIKSGDLEIPLIFREGHISINSDDQKQQFDAIISGSKESIHAILTGREKLREAIRWKKVSVDSTFRRLLLLESLFFLCKK; encoded by the coding sequence ATGGAAAATATGGCAGTTGTTTTTATTGAAGAAGTTAAGAGTAAGTCGCATTTACAGACATTGCTGGCAGACTCCTCTTTTTCAATTTGTATAAAATCCGGAGATTTAGAGATTCCATTAATATTTCGGGAAGGCCATATTTCCATTAATTCTGACGATCAGAAACAACAATTTGATGCAATCATTTCAGGATCTAAAGAAAGTATTCATGCCATTTTAACGGGAAGAGAAAAGTTGAGAGAGGCGATAAGGTGGAAGAAGGTATCCGTTGACTCGACATTCCGTAGGCTATTACTGTTAGAATCTCTTTTCTTTCTCTGTAAAAAATAA
- a CDS encoding thioredoxin family protein, translating to MQELSREEIEQLFNKNKSGFLYLYTPLCGTCQLASKMLSVIEELMPEQPIGKADLNYLSAFSEVLGIESVPCLIIVKDGNIQEKIYAFHSVPYLLDKMKSFL from the coding sequence TTGCAAGAACTTTCGCGGGAGGAAATTGAACAGCTTTTCAATAAAAATAAATCAGGCTTCCTATATCTGTACACCCCATTATGCGGAACGTGTCAGCTAGCGAGTAAAATGCTTTCGGTAATAGAAGAACTTATGCCCGAACAGCCAATTGGGAAAGCCGATTTAAATTATTTGTCTGCTTTTTCCGAGGTGCTTGGGATAGAAAGTGTGCCTTGCCTCATTATCGTAAAAGATGGAAATATCCAAGAAAAAATATACGCTTTCCACTCAGTTCCCTACCTACTAGATAAAATGAAAAGTTTCCTTTAA
- a CDS encoding toprim domain-containing protein, with protein sequence MDEAVTEKVIIVEGTTDKRKVQAIVSEPVEIICTNGTIGVTKLDELIDMLYDKDVFILVDADAAGEKLRKQFKREFPEAEHLYIDRMYREVATAPEHHLATVLLSANIDVYTEFLDKG encoded by the coding sequence ATGGATGAGGCGGTAACGGAAAAGGTTATTATTGTAGAGGGTACGACAGATAAAAGAAAGGTACAGGCGATAGTAAGTGAGCCTGTTGAGATTATTTGCACGAACGGAACGATCGGCGTCACAAAACTGGATGAATTGATCGATATGCTTTATGATAAAGATGTTTTTATATTGGTTGATGCAGATGCAGCAGGAGAAAAGCTTCGGAAACAATTTAAACGAGAATTTCCCGAGGCTGAGCACCTTTATATCGATCGTATGTATCGCGAAGTTGCTACGGCTCCAGAACATCATTTGGCCACCGTGTTATTATCTGCCAATATAGACGTATACACAGAGTTTTTGGATAAAGGATGA
- the gcvH gene encoding glycine cleavage system protein GcvH produces MNTPKELRYSEEHEWVKTEGEQVRIGITDFAQSELGDIVFVELPEVGDEVTADEPFGSVESVKTVSELYSPVSGKVVAVNEDLSDNPEFVNESPYEKAWMIVVELSNTSELDNLMTAEQYEEMVKED; encoded by the coding sequence ATGAACACACCAAAAGAATTACGTTATTCAGAAGAGCATGAGTGGGTAAAAACAGAAGGCGAGCAAGTACGTATTGGAATTACTGACTTTGCTCAATCAGAGCTTGGAGATATCGTTTTCGTTGAGCTTCCAGAAGTTGGAGACGAAGTAACTGCGGACGAGCCTTTCGGAAGCGTAGAGTCTGTTAAAACAGTATCTGAGCTTTACTCACCAGTAAGCGGAAAGGTTGTCGCTGTAAATGAAGATTTAAGCGATAATCCTGAGTTCGTAAACGAATCTCCATACGAAAAAGCATGGATGATTGTTGTTGAGCTTTCAAATACTAGCGAACTTGATAACTTAATGACAGCTGAACAATATGAAGAAATGGTTAAAGAAGACTAA
- a CDS encoding arsenate reductase family protein, with translation MALTFYLYPKCGTCRKAKKWLDDHQLPYEAVHIADNPPSRSDLEDLYQKSGLDIKKFFNTSGMKYRELGLKDKVKTLSDDELLDLLATDGMLIKRPILSDGQKVTVGFKEEDYEKAWLV, from the coding sequence ATGGCTTTAACATTTTATTTGTATCCGAAATGTGGTACTTGCCGAAAAGCTAAGAAGTGGTTAGATGATCACCAATTACCCTATGAGGCTGTACATATTGCTGATAATCCTCCTTCCCGCAGCGATCTTGAGGACCTTTACCAAAAGAGCGGTTTGGACATAAAAAAATTCTTTAACACGAGCGGCATGAAATACCGTGAACTCGGTTTAAAGGATAAGGTCAAAACTTTGTCTGATGATGAGTTGCTTGATTTGCTGGCTACCGATGGAATGCTTATTAAGCGTCCAATTCTTTCTGATGGCCAAAAGGTTACCGTTGGTTTTAAGGAAGAGGATTATGAAAAAGCATGGCTTGTTTAA